In Carya illinoinensis cultivar Pawnee chromosome 10, C.illinoinensisPawnee_v1, whole genome shotgun sequence, one DNA window encodes the following:
- the LOC122278494 gene encoding uncharacterized protein LOC122278494 — MELLKEKAVNNVQEVCALCADTSHKTLECPALAIYQNGDVEQPQVHSAENLKPVKAVITLRSGQHVERPDTLEQAEPRQSVEDDFEFEQRPKVLEDATESPKAIQQIPSYANFLKEICTVKRQLNVKKKVFLTEQVSAIIQHETPPKYKDLGSPTISIMIGESRIARALLDLGSSVNLLPYSIYEQLDLGELKATTMMLHLADRSIKKSRGVMEDVLVQVDRFYYLGYFVILDMHQSSANNSQGPVILGRPFLATLNTLINFRSNIPKVTFGNMALELNVFNACKMPNHFDDTSELNAMDGLMPTEIICSTLPLSDDEYVFQASEFLLNEETDLANENFLEVLDCVANFSSPLEVRATSARW; from the exons ATGGAATTGTTGAAGGAGAAAGCAGTGAATAATGTTCAGGAAGTGTGTGCTCTTTGTGCTGATACTAGTCATAAAACTTTGGAGTGCCCCGCTTTGGCAATATATCAGAATGGTGATGTAGAACAGCCTCAAG TGCATTCAGCTGAAAATCTTAAACCAGTGAAAGCAGtgatcacacttaggagtggtcAACATGTTGAGCGACCGGATACTCTTGAACAAGCCGAACCAAGGCAGTCAGTTGAAGATGATTTTGAGTTTGAACAGCGCCCCAAGGTCTTGGAAGATGCAACGGAATCACCTAAG GCCATTCAACAAATTCCCTCTTATGCCAATTTCTTGAAGGAAATATGCACAGTGAAGAGGCAATTGAATGTAAAGAAAAAAGTCTTTTTAACGGAACAAGTTAGTGCGATAATTCAGCACGAGACCCCTCCAAAGTATAAAGATCTGGGCTCCCCTACAATTTCCATCATGATTGGTGAATCCCGAATTGCTAGAGCTTTGTTGGATTTGGGCAGTAGTGTGAATTTGTTGCCATACTCAATCTATGAGCAACTTGATTTGGGAGAATTAAAGGCGACCACAATGATGCTCCACTTAGCTGATAGATCAATTAAAAAGTCAAGAGGAGTTATGGAAGATGTGCTTGTGCAAGTTGACAGGTTTTACTATCTAGGTTACTTTGTGATTTTGGATATGCATCAGTCAAGTGCCAACAATTCTCAAGGTCCTGTCATCCTTGGGAggccatttctagctacattaAATACTTTGATCAATTTTAGAAGCAACATCCCAAAGGTCACTTTTGGGAACATGGCGCTTGAGTTAAATGTTTTCAACGCATGCAAAATGCCGAACCACTTTGACGACACAAGTGAGTTGAATGCTATGGATGGTTTGATGCCAACAGAAATCATTTGCTCAACCCTTCCCCTTTCAGATGATGAGTATGTTTTTCAAGCTTCTGAATTTTTGCTTAATGAGGAAACTGACCTTGCTAATGAAAATTTTCTTGAGGTGTTAGATTGTGTTGCAAATTTTTCTTCACCACTAGAGGTACGAGCCACAAGTGCAAGATGGTAG